A portion of the Pseudodesulfovibrio sp. S3 genome contains these proteins:
- the dtd gene encoding D-aminoacyl-tRNA deacylase: MRAVIQRVTDARVTVQESLVGEIGTGLMVLIGFGNADQADFAGSPQWTKMLEKILNLRIFPDDEGKLNLSLNDIKGDLMLVSQFTLYADCKKGRRPSFTNACHPYIAESLFDRFVEDARKLAPGEFATGRFGSEMNLDFTNWGPVTIILDSEEM, encoded by the coding sequence ATGCGCGCGGTCATCCAAAGGGTCACGGACGCCAGGGTTACGGTGCAGGAATCCCTTGTGGGCGAAATCGGCACCGGCCTCATGGTGCTGATAGGGTTCGGCAATGCGGACCAGGCGGATTTCGCCGGTTCCCCGCAATGGACGAAAATGCTGGAAAAGATACTGAACCTGCGCATTTTTCCTGACGATGAGGGCAAGCTCAACCTGTCGCTGAACGACATCAAGGGAGATCTGATGCTCGTCTCCCAATTCACGCTCTATGCGGACTGCAAAAAGGGACGCCGCCCCTCGTTCACCAATGCCTGCCACCCGTATATCGCCGAATCCCTGTTCGACCGTTTTGTGGAAGATGCTCGCAAACTGGCGCCGGGCGAGTTCGCCACAGGCCGTTTCGGTTCCGAAATGAATCTCGATTTCACCAACTGGGGTCCGGTGACCATCATTCTGGATTCAGAGGAAATGTAA
- a CDS encoding flagellar hook assembly protein FlgD — protein MGYVDTTGVYLGAQEERLAASNTPEHKSSLDQDAFLTILVAQLTHQDPLNPMEDTEMTSQLAQFSSLEQLTNINKGITALNDSKSQNDMLAAVSFIGKEVKAEGYKVSLSEGNASTIYYGFGESVSKIMMNIYDSEGAIVRTVELGSKDKGTYQYTWDGKNENGVLLPDGQYGVGILGEDVSGKHVMVQTEISGRVDAVVTENGTQYLRLSDGRFINFLNIKEVVDPEAESVIDTPETNEEDDTETT, from the coding sequence ATGGGTTATGTAGACACTACAGGCGTGTATCTCGGGGCACAGGAAGAACGACTTGCCGCCTCGAACACACCGGAACACAAATCAAGCCTGGATCAGGATGCCTTCCTGACCATTCTGGTGGCGCAGTTGACGCATCAGGACCCCCTCAATCCGATGGAAGACACGGAGATGACGTCCCAGTTGGCCCAGTTCTCAAGCCTTGAGCAACTTACCAACATCAACAAGGGAATCACCGCCCTGAACGATTCCAAGTCACAAAACGACATGCTCGCAGCAGTCAGCTTCATCGGCAAGGAAGTCAAGGCAGAGGGTTACAAGGTCAGCCTGAGCGAAGGCAATGCTTCAACCATCTACTACGGCTTCGGCGAAAGCGTCTCCAAAATCATGATGAACATCTATGATTCCGAAGGCGCCATCGTCCGCACCGTGGAACTCGGCAGCAAAGACAAGGGAACCTACCAGTACACCTGGGATGGCAAGAATGAAAACGGCGTGCTGCTTCCCGACGGCCAGTACGGTGTCGGCATCCTTGGCGAAGACGTCAGTGGCAAGCATGTCATGGTACAAACGGAGATTTCGGGCCGGGTAGACGCCGTGGTCACCGAAAACGGTACCCAGTACCTGCGCTTGAGCGATGGCCGATTCATCAACTTCCTCAACATTAAGGAAGTCGTCGACCCCGAAGCGGAAAGCGTGATCGACACGCCCGAAACGAACGAAGAAGACGATACGGAAACGACCTAA
- the queD gene encoding 6-carboxytetrahydropterin synthase QueD, with translation MPGKWRLTITQDFSSSHQLRNYGGKCENMHGHNFGVEVAVEGDKLDDKVHYLVDFKEIKRRTKDVLDRLDHRHLNEVPPFTEINPSSENLAMFIYNELKGNMPENVRLAEVSVSEKDSSKATYWEE, from the coding sequence ATGCCCGGCAAATGGAGACTGACCATTACCCAGGATTTCTCGTCCTCGCACCAGTTGCGCAACTACGGCGGCAAGTGCGAAAACATGCACGGCCACAACTTCGGCGTGGAGGTGGCGGTTGAAGGCGACAAGCTCGACGACAAGGTGCACTATCTCGTCGATTTCAAGGAAATAAAGCGGCGCACCAAGGACGTGCTCGACAGGCTCGACCACAGGCACCTCAACGAGGTGCCCCCGTTCACCGAGATCAATCCCTCCTCAGAAAACCTGGCCATGTTCATATACAATGAATTGAAAGGGAACATGCCGGAGAATGTCCGGCTGGCCGAGGTCTCGGTCTCGGAAAAGGATTCGTCCAAAGCCACCTACTGGGAAGAATGA
- a CDS encoding glycosyltransferase encodes MQDSPTTWPKFRDKTPRILLLTSQYFLIGELEAACNRLGVKHLLLDLGTKEMDLDTFVAGMTNALTSFKPDFVLTVNHLGVDREGVLAALLNRFDIPLASWFVDNPHLILGVYRNLFEARTALFTWDADTVDSLGEMGFQNVFHLPLGADPTRLVARRSEPVAAWRTPISFVGNSMLTKTIRRIEAAGMSPGLLEAGLQAAKAFGESGEPLVGPFLKRNLPELLPEFEALGSPQRKQAFETFLTWQATLLYRLDCVSRILNFGPLIVGDPGWKELLKGRSGWRYHSELSYYDDLPDFYPLSDINFNCTSQQMKGAVNQRVFDVPCCRAFLLTDHRRQMEALFEPGSEIIFYTHPDEIPSLVERYLNAPEDRRRVAEAARKRVLAEHTYDHRMRSLMETMRRTFG; translated from the coding sequence ATGCAAGATTCCCCTACCACATGGCCGAAATTCCGGGACAAGACCCCGCGCATCCTGCTGCTCACCAGCCAGTATTTTCTCATCGGCGAGCTTGAAGCCGCCTGCAACCGGCTGGGGGTCAAGCACCTGCTCCTGGACCTCGGCACCAAGGAAATGGACCTCGACACCTTCGTGGCCGGGATGACGAACGCCCTGACCTCCTTCAAGCCGGACTTCGTGCTCACCGTGAATCACCTCGGCGTGGACCGCGAGGGTGTGCTGGCTGCCCTGCTCAACAGGTTCGACATACCGCTGGCCTCCTGGTTCGTGGACAATCCGCATCTCATCCTCGGCGTCTACCGAAACCTGTTCGAAGCACGCACCGCCCTGTTCACCTGGGATGCAGACACCGTGGATTCGCTCGGGGAAATGGGCTTTCAAAACGTCTTTCACCTGCCGCTGGGGGCCGACCCCACCCGGCTGGTGGCCCGCCGGAGCGAACCGGTGGCAGCCTGGCGCACCCCCATATCCTTTGTGGGCAACTCCATGCTGACCAAGACCATAAGGCGCATCGAGGCCGCCGGAATGTCTCCGGGCCTGCTCGAAGCGGGCCTTCAGGCGGCCAAGGCGTTCGGCGAGTCGGGCGAACCTCTGGTCGGGCCGTTCCTCAAGCGCAATCTCCCGGAACTGCTGCCTGAATTCGAGGCCCTCGGCTCCCCGCAACGCAAACAGGCCTTTGAAACCTTCCTGACCTGGCAGGCCACCCTGCTCTACCGGCTGGACTGCGTCTCGCGCATCCTGAATTTCGGCCCGCTCATCGTGGGCGATCCGGGCTGGAAGGAACTGCTCAAAGGCCGCTCGGGCTGGCGGTACCATTCTGAGTTGTCCTATTACGACGACCTGCCGGACTTCTATCCCCTGAGCGACATCAACTTCAACTGCACCAGTCAGCAGATGAAGGGCGCGGTCAATCAACGGGTGTTCGACGTACCCTGCTGCCGTGCGTTTCTGCTCACGGACCACCGCCGCCAGATGGAAGCACTGTTCGAGCCGGGCAGCGAGATCATCTTCTACACCCATCCGGACGAAATCCCGAGTCTGGTGGAACGCTATCTCAACGCGCCCGAGGATCGCCGCCGCGTTGCCGAGGCCGCCCGAAAACGGGTTTTGGCCGAACACACCTACGACCACCGCATGCGCTCCCTCATGGAGACCATGCGCCGGACATTCGGTTAA
- a CDS encoding nucleotide pyrophosphohydrolase, whose protein sequence is MDSLKKLNARHRRFVEERHWQKHQSPKNLVMALTGEVGELNELFMWLTVEESWTVDGEKKQAVAEELADVLIYLTRIADELGIDLVAAAHEKCDLNERKYPKEAFQGDELRPHEYKNSQR, encoded by the coding sequence ATGGACTCACTCAAAAAACTCAACGCCCGCCACCGCCGGTTCGTGGAGGAGCGTCATTGGCAGAAACACCAGTCGCCCAAAAACCTGGTCATGGCCCTGACCGGCGAGGTGGGCGAGCTGAATGAACTGTTCATGTGGCTGACCGTGGAGGAAAGCTGGACCGTTGACGGTGAAAAAAAACAGGCCGTGGCCGAGGAACTGGCCGACGTCCTCATCTACCTGACGCGCATTGCCGACGAACTGGGCATTGATCTGGTTGCGGCCGCGCACGAAAAATGCGACCTAAACGAACGCAAGTACCCGAAGGAAGCTTTTCAGGGCGACGAATTGCGCCCACACGAATACAAGAACAGTCAAAGATAG
- a CDS encoding flagellar hook-length control protein FliK has translation MQNIPGIAIETATEQVQLVKLATSKKNDTSSRMADGSSDKQTLFSDVFDEHTEKVEEELALAPISHKQKMIESAPKKAEEKAEEAVNAAGNKVAPQDPVETAKNELETRMTQEDLDKVKDDLKEYGMSDEEIAQIEKQVNSEEGMTWKQFAAAIADKIAEMRTSQMTDTQKEDLNSFFGKLGFTDEESNKLISKLDSGNYAEVMTAVQAKIDAMPEGQQLLLNAEEVGAFTSAMGFSKEFTVKIQEMLGSNTLPKDLKEAFTLIRQEAAELDQKDQQLVRVVGKAFAETMGDTLKESSAARQIEQAVDLKPRVAEQGVKTEIKEEMAQAFRTRDDAMTDARVRDQAEKALADKVDIKPDTAVEVADNNQDMHTDDQSDRNWDNLFGKMHEDTQQTGKDQAQTRATVADTTAKGILAQADAKAAATNTRAWEKVSAPKVMKQVDDAVLKTLNNGTKQLTLQLTPENLGKLSIVLTVQGKEVGATIKAESPDAAKVIAENIDIIKNSLEAQGLKVEKLEVQTGLTDNQNYQDWFGESEHNLSREREAMIAMRNHMRNMRQGDGTGVAQDMQLLREQAINADQGLHLIA, from the coding sequence ATGCAGAATATTCCTGGTATCGCCATAGAGACCGCCACCGAGCAGGTGCAATTGGTGAAACTCGCCACCTCGAAGAAGAACGATACGTCCTCACGTATGGCCGACGGTTCGAGCGATAAGCAGACCTTGTTTTCCGACGTCTTCGACGAACACACGGAAAAGGTCGAGGAAGAACTCGCCCTGGCTCCGATTTCCCATAAGCAAAAGATGATCGAATCCGCTCCCAAAAAGGCGGAGGAAAAGGCCGAGGAAGCCGTCAACGCCGCAGGCAACAAGGTGGCTCCCCAAGATCCTGTCGAGACCGCAAAGAATGAGCTCGAAACCCGCATGACGCAGGAAGACCTGGACAAGGTCAAGGACGATCTCAAGGAATACGGCATGAGCGATGAAGAGATCGCCCAGATCGAAAAGCAGGTAAACTCCGAAGAGGGCATGACCTGGAAGCAGTTCGCAGCGGCCATCGCCGACAAGATCGCCGAGATGCGCACCTCCCAGATGACCGATACCCAAAAAGAGGATCTCAACAGCTTCTTCGGCAAGCTCGGCTTCACCGACGAGGAAAGCAACAAGCTCATCAGCAAGCTCGACAGCGGCAACTATGCCGAGGTCATGACGGCAGTCCAGGCCAAGATCGATGCCATGCCCGAAGGTCAGCAACTGCTGCTCAATGCGGAAGAAGTCGGGGCCTTTACCTCGGCCATGGGATTTTCCAAGGAATTTACCGTCAAGATTCAGGAGATGCTCGGCAGCAACACCCTTCCCAAGGATCTGAAGGAAGCCTTTACCCTGATCCGCCAGGAAGCGGCCGAACTGGACCAGAAGGACCAGCAGCTTGTCCGCGTCGTGGGCAAGGCCTTTGCCGAAACCATGGGCGACACGCTCAAGGAATCTTCTGCCGCCCGGCAGATCGAGCAGGCCGTGGACCTTAAGCCCCGGGTGGCCGAGCAAGGCGTCAAGACCGAGATCAAGGAAGAGATGGCTCAGGCATTCAGGACGCGTGATGACGCCATGACCGACGCCAGGGTCCGCGATCAGGCGGAAAAGGCCCTGGCCGACAAGGTGGACATCAAGCCCGATACCGCTGTTGAAGTCGCTGACAATAATCAGGACATGCATACCGACGACCAAAGCGACCGTAACTGGGACAACCTTTTCGGCAAGATGCATGAAGACACCCAGCAGACCGGCAAGGACCAGGCGCAGACCCGGGCCACTGTCGCTGACACGACAGCCAAGGGAATCCTGGCCCAGGCCGATGCCAAGGCCGCAGCCACAAACACCAGAGCATGGGAAAAAGTTTCCGCCCCCAAAGTGATGAAACAGGTGGATGACGCGGTCTTAAAGACACTGAATAACGGCACCAAGCAACTCACCTTGCAGCTCACCCCTGAGAACCTCGGCAAGCTGTCCATCGTCCTGACGGTCCAGGGCAAGGAAGTGGGTGCCACCATCAAGGCGGAGAGTCCGGACGCTGCCAAGGTCATCGCTGAAAATATCGACATTATTAAGAATTCTTTAGAAGCTCAAGGTCTGAAAGTTGAGAAACTTGAGGTTCAGACCGGGCTGACCGACAACCAGAACTACCAGGATTGGTTCGGTGAAAGCGAGCACAATCTCTCCCGTGAAAGAGAGGCCATGATCGCCATGCGCAACCACATGCGGAACATGCGTCAAGGCGACGGCACAGGTGTGGCTCAAGACATGCAACTCCTGCGTGAACAGGCAATTAATGCCGACCAGGGTTTACACCTTATTGCTTAA
- a CDS encoding sensor domain-containing diguanylate cyclase has protein sequence MTAKSKLITTLTLILVLSFIATSLVNYAFTRAAVRAELMTSSLPLTGKSIYSEVHADMLRPILVSTAMAHDAFLKDWILSGEKDLDAITNYLSAFRTKYGFMTTFFVSAVTDTYYYQEGIMKKIGARDPHDVWFYAFARSRNEFDLDIDTNEAENGALTIFANFRVEDTNGRFLGVVGVGVNIDRIRGLLEKVRSDYSREVYLVDQDGLVQVHRDSSRIERYDITKAGGIRDVAGSILEKVDDPRTFEYEDNGDNILLSSRYIPELQWHLIVEQNENLALISARNNLIRTLVIGVVATILIIILCTITINHYQNRLEKLAKTDPLTGLANRRVLEEVFTQSAYKATRYSTPFSAIIFDLDKFKEINDKHGHLKGDDVLRSVADITRQTIRPSDLVARWGGDEFIILMDGRREDALILAKRILCAVNAPTLEDPVSFSYGLTEFQEGDTLETMTQRADQAMYKAKSCEDDQDAL, from the coding sequence ATGACGGCCAAATCAAAACTCATCACCACCCTCACGCTGATCCTGGTGCTTTCCTTCATTGCCACCAGCCTGGTCAATTACGCCTTTACCCGAGCTGCCGTTCGAGCCGAACTCATGACCTCTTCCCTCCCCCTCACAGGCAAGAGCATCTATTCCGAAGTCCATGCGGACATGCTGCGTCCCATCCTGGTGTCGACGGCCATGGCCCACGACGCCTTTCTCAAGGACTGGATCCTGTCCGGTGAAAAAGACCTCGACGCCATCACAAATTATCTCAGCGCGTTCCGCACCAAATACGGATTCATGACCACCTTTTTCGTGTCCGCCGTTACCGACACATATTACTATCAGGAAGGGATCATGAAGAAGATCGGCGCACGCGACCCTCACGACGTGTGGTTCTATGCGTTCGCCCGGTCCAGGAATGAGTTCGACCTCGACATAGACACCAATGAGGCTGAAAATGGAGCATTGACCATTTTCGCCAATTTCCGGGTGGAGGACACTAACGGCAGATTCCTGGGCGTGGTCGGAGTCGGCGTGAACATCGACCGCATACGAGGACTTCTTGAAAAGGTCCGTAGCGACTACTCGCGCGAGGTCTATCTGGTGGACCAGGACGGCCTGGTGCAGGTGCACCGCGACAGCTCGCGCATTGAGCGCTACGACATCACCAAGGCCGGGGGTATCCGGGACGTGGCCGGGAGCATTCTGGAGAAGGTCGACGACCCCAGAACCTTTGAATACGAAGATAACGGCGACAACATTCTCCTGTCCTCCCGATATATCCCCGAGCTCCAATGGCACCTCATCGTGGAACAGAACGAGAACCTGGCCCTGATATCGGCCCGCAACAACCTGATCCGCACCCTTGTCATCGGCGTGGTGGCCACCATCCTGATCATCATATTATGCACGATCACCATCAACCACTACCAGAACCGCCTGGAAAAGCTGGCCAAGACAGACCCCCTGACAGGACTGGCCAACCGCCGCGTCCTTGAAGAGGTCTTCACTCAATCGGCCTACAAGGCCACCCGCTACTCGACCCCCTTCTCCGCGATCATTTTCGACCTGGATAAATTCAAGGAAATCAACGATAAACACGGCCATCTCAAGGGCGACGACGTGCTCAGGAGCGTGGCCGACATCACCAGGCAGACCATCAGGCCCTCGGACCTGGTGGCCCGATGGGGCGGCGATGAATTCATTATCCTCATGGACGGCCGGCGGGAAGACGCGCTGATTCTGGCCAAACGCATCCTCTGCGCCGTAAACGCACCCACGCTGGAAGATCCCGTTTCCTTCAGCTACGGGCTGACCGAATTCCAGGAGGGGGACACCCTGGAAACCATGACCCAACGGGCGGACCAGGCCATGTACAAGGCCAAGTCATGCGAAGACGATCAAGACGCCCTGTAG
- a CDS encoding glycosyltransferase family 9 protein: MSKKPILILQMQRMGDLILSYPLMLWLARRHPGHPIFVAAEKTFYEPLMKLSPPATYFPWAGTGVLKQHEYALIINLSIQEKAAVLAGQLQAEEKLGQVQAADGSRFVHGNWQLYRTSLVKNNLFNRYHWAELNGLDAIPFTDISATRFSPPRVLSDSNKVGLFLGASDAAKRPSATFWAALVDELHGRNLRPVLFGGPKEKDLGAEVARLAKGPALNLCGTLDLSEFSAVGQTLALFITPDTGPMHLAAWTGLKCLNLSMGNVNPWETGPVSPGHFVLRADLECAKGCWQCTQDSLLCHDPFKPGRIAALAARMAASSDSGKLAKMDLPGLTLFQTGKSDTGLYQLKRLDRQPPDQERYASRFWQAYFGHLFGLWPEGKAVAAWDDLARNCPEAAESLLRHLPEMTRQFKHGLLSGSLLDTTFWTDSPVLVKPLTGYVHMYLENSDYARTAWVRALKLLERLAAFCR, translated from the coding sequence ATGAGCAAAAAGCCGATCCTGATACTCCAGATGCAACGGATGGGAGACCTGATCCTTTCCTACCCGCTCATGCTCTGGCTGGCCCGCCGCCATCCCGGCCATCCCATTTTCGTGGCCGCCGAGAAAACCTTTTACGAACCGCTCATGAAACTCTCCCCGCCGGCCACCTATTTCCCCTGGGCCGGGACAGGCGTACTCAAGCAACACGAGTATGCCCTGATCATCAATCTTTCCATCCAGGAAAAAGCAGCCGTGCTGGCCGGTCAGCTGCAGGCCGAAGAAAAGCTCGGCCAGGTCCAGGCAGCCGACGGCTCGCGATTCGTACACGGGAACTGGCAGCTCTACAGAACCTCACTGGTCAAAAACAATCTGTTCAACCGATACCACTGGGCCGAACTCAACGGACTCGACGCGATTCCCTTCACCGACATCTCGGCCACAAGATTCTCCCCCCCCCGCGTCCTGTCCGATTCGAACAAGGTAGGCTTGTTTCTGGGGGCCAGCGACGCTGCCAAGCGCCCATCCGCAACATTCTGGGCCGCCCTGGTGGACGAACTGCACGGCCGCAATCTGCGCCCGGTCCTGTTCGGCGGCCCCAAGGAAAAAGACCTGGGCGCCGAAGTTGCCAGACTCGCCAAGGGACCGGCCCTGAACCTGTGCGGCACCCTTGACCTGAGCGAATTCAGTGCCGTGGGCCAGACACTGGCCCTGTTCATCACCCCGGACACCGGCCCCATGCATCTGGCCGCCTGGACCGGACTGAAATGCCTGAACCTGTCCATGGGCAACGTCAACCCATGGGAAACCGGCCCGGTCTCTCCCGGCCACTTCGTTCTCAGGGCGGATCTGGAGTGCGCCAAAGGGTGCTGGCAGTGCACCCAGGACTCACTCCTGTGCCACGACCCTTTCAAGCCGGGCCGCATTGCCGCCCTTGCCGCCCGCATGGCGGCCTCATCGGACTCCGGCAAACTGGCCAAGATGGACCTGCCGGGCCTGACCCTGTTTCAGACGGGCAAATCGGACACGGGGCTGTACCAACTGAAACGCCTCGACCGGCAGCCGCCTGACCAGGAACGGTATGCCTCCCGATTCTGGCAGGCATATTTCGGCCACCTGTTCGGCCTGTGGCCTGAGGGAAAAGCCGTTGCCGCCTGGGACGATTTGGCCCGGAATTGCCCGGAAGCGGCCGAGAGCCTGCTCAGGCATCTCCCGGAAATGACCCGACAATTCAAGCACGGGCTGTTATCCGGTTCCCTTCTGGACACAACGTTCTGGACGGACAGTCCGGTCTTGGTCAAACCCCTTACCGGCTATGTCCACATGTATCTTGAAAACAGCGATTACGCCCGGACTGCCTGGGTCCGAGCCTTGAAATTGCTGGAACGACTGGCCGCCTTCTGCCGGTAA
- a CDS encoding flagellar hook-basal body complex protein — MGLGASLYSGISGLTVHSERMTVIGNNLANVNTTGFKGAMMQFEDLASGDFATVNGIGQVGRGVRVSTIYTDWGQGAFESSTEATDMAISGDGLFVVSPLGEDGRYFTRAGNFRFDQDGYLVDPHGYVLQGWEIERTSTSVTTTSANTTESPNSARIIGTPTNIRMENFQSEPNPTTSVTIVTNLDPTSADKSTSTTNPYFAMFNNWDGSAETPLPSTSYGYSTTLKVYDDIGTAHNLTVYFDKVTLSNAGGDTVWEYMVTCEPNADRRTLSGANGLQTSIGQGGTSAAGVLMIGTLTFSTGQLSGMSAYTLKSNGGANIKDLSNWSLADFSTSGYPVCTPNFLGKSNASTAEASAATPIQIDFGIRNSDLSSNGGGAVTIGWSGGLGTLPTTASMVGNNIGNTGYLANYKDPAVSALATQSYDTGGSSTLFQSQNGYSAGILQNISVSREGIISGHYSNGQVLELYAVTLATFTNEHGLRREGGNLFTETLESGPALTGQAGSTGKGTIDGNALEISNVDMATEFVRMITTQRGFQANTKVITTVDSMLGEVIAMKR, encoded by the coding sequence ATGGGTTTAGGAGCATCACTGTATTCAGGCATCTCTGGCCTGACGGTCCATTCGGAAAGAATGACCGTCATCGGCAACAACCTGGCTAACGTGAACACCACCGGCTTCAAAGGTGCCATGATGCAGTTCGAAGACCTCGCAAGCGGGGATTTCGCAACCGTCAACGGCATAGGTCAGGTCGGTCGCGGCGTTCGGGTATCCACCATCTATACCGACTGGGGCCAGGGGGCCTTCGAGTCCTCCACCGAGGCCACGGACATGGCCATCTCAGGTGACGGTCTCTTCGTGGTTTCCCCTCTTGGTGAAGATGGAAGGTACTTCACACGGGCGGGCAACTTCCGATTCGATCAGGACGGATATCTGGTTGATCCTCACGGATACGTCCTTCAGGGATGGGAAATCGAACGGACTTCCACATCGGTGACCACCACGAGTGCGAACACCACGGAAAGCCCCAACTCGGCACGCATCATCGGTACGCCTACGAATATCCGCATGGAAAACTTCCAATCCGAACCGAATCCGACCACCAGCGTAACCATCGTCACCAACCTGGATCCGACGTCTGCGGACAAATCCACCAGCACCACCAATCCCTATTTCGCCATGTTCAACAACTGGGACGGTTCTGCGGAGACCCCGCTTCCCTCCACCTCGTACGGTTATTCCACCACCCTCAAGGTGTACGACGACATCGGTACCGCTCACAACCTGACCGTCTATTTCGACAAGGTCACACTGAGCAATGCCGGCGGCGACACGGTCTGGGAATACATGGTCACCTGCGAACCCAATGCGGACCGCCGCACCCTTTCGGGCGCAAACGGCCTGCAGACCTCCATTGGCCAGGGCGGCACGTCCGCAGCCGGCGTCCTCATGATCGGCACCCTGACCTTCTCCACAGGCCAGTTGTCCGGCATGAGCGCATACACGCTCAAATCCAACGGCGGTGCCAATATCAAGGATCTTTCCAACTGGAGTCTGGCGGACTTCTCCACCAGCGGTTATCCTGTCTGCACTCCCAACTTCCTCGGGAAATCCAACGCCAGCACGGCAGAAGCTTCCGCTGCCACGCCCATCCAAATTGACTTCGGCATTCGGAATTCCGATCTGTCAAGCAACGGCGGAGGCGCTGTGACCATCGGCTGGAGCGGCGGCCTCGGTACCCTGCCGACAACTGCGTCCATGGTGGGCAACAATATCGGCAATACCGGCTATCTGGCCAACTACAAAGACCCTGCCGTCAGCGCCCTGGCCACCCAGAGTTACGACACAGGCGGCTCTTCGACCCTGTTCCAGAGCCAGAACGGATACTCGGCAGGCATCCTGCAGAACATCTCGGTCTCCCGCGAGGGCATCATCTCCGGGCACTATTCCAACGGACAGGTTCTGGAGCTCTACGCCGTCACCCTGGCAACCTTCACCAATGAACACGGCCTCAGACGCGAAGGCGGCAATCTCTTTACCGAGACCCTGGAATCCGGCCCTGCCCTGACAGGCCAGGCCGGCAGCACCGGCAAGGGCACCATCGACGGCAACGCCCTGGAGATATCCAATGTGGACATGGCCACGGAGTTCGTGCGCATGATCACCACCCAGCGCGGTTTCCAGGCCAACACCAAAGTCATCACCACTGTCGACTCGATGCTCGGCGAAGTTATCGCCATGAAGCGTTAA